The Aedes aegypti strain LVP_AGWG chromosome 3, AaegL5.0 Primary Assembly, whole genome shotgun sequence genome contains a region encoding:
- the LOC5568860 gene encoding uncharacterized protein LOC5568860 — protein sequence MITDALGDLEKCVDTAGTQLDSLALKITDVEKNLDENDMEGLETGMMELLESVTEVKNEYQNLRKDLQEVQQLQKEMTCSLRYQLRTMTQTFHVLKKKIEANNLPITSLPLPSSSSCPKQVPLADGGNMAAKMLNRHKN from the exons ATGATAACCGACGCATTGGGAGACTTGGAAAAATGT GTTGACACTGCCGGGACTCAGCTGGATTCCTTGGCGTTGAAAATCACCGACGTCGAGAAGAATTTGGACGAAAACGACATGGAAGGGCTGGAAACGGGAATGATGGAGCTGTTGGAGTCGGTCACCGAGGTGAAGAACGAGTACCAAAATCTCCGCAAGGATCTCCAGGAAGTTCAGCAGCTGCAAAAGGAAATGACCTGCTCTCTAAGGTACCAGTTGCGAACCATGACCCAAACTTTCCACGTACTAAAAAAGAAAATAGAGGCGAATAATTTGCCCATAACGTCGCTTCCGCTACCTTCGTCATCTTCCTGCCCAAAACAAGTTCCTCTCGCCGATGGCGGAAATATGGCCGCAAAAATGCTTAATCGTCACAAAAATTGA